The Lycium ferocissimum isolate CSIRO_LF1 chromosome 10, AGI_CSIRO_Lferr_CH_V1, whole genome shotgun sequence genome window below encodes:
- the LOC132035585 gene encoding ADP,ATP carrier protein, mitochondrial, with the protein MAENQHPTVFQKAANQMHLRSSLSQDVHARYGGIQRPALYQRRFAYSNAGLQTCQNTQDLSLISANASPVFVQAPQEKGLAAFATDFLMGGVSAAVSKTAAAPIERVKLLIQNQDEMIKAGRLSEPYKGIGDCFGRTIKDEGFSSLWRGNTANVIRYFPTQALNFAFKDYFKRLFNFKKDRDGYWKWFAGNLASGGGAGASSLLFVYSLDYARTRLANDAKAAKKGGGGDGARQFNGLIDVYKKTLKSDGIAGLYRGFNISCVGIIVYRGLYFGMYDSLKPVLLTGKLEDSFFASFALGWLITNGAGLASYPIDTVRRRMMMTSGEAVKYKGSFDAFSQILKNEGAKSLFKGAGANVLRAVAGAGVLAGYDKLQVIVFGKKYGSGGA; encoded by the exons ATGGCAGAGAACCAGCACCCAACCGTTTTTCAAAAGGCAGCTAACCAGATGCATCTGAGGTCCAGTCTTTCCCAGGATGTCCATGCTCGCTATGGGGGCATTCAAAGGCCTGCTCTCTATCAGAGACGTTTTGCATACTCTAATGCAGGACTACAGACGTGCCAAAACACACAGGATCTCTCATTGATTTCTGCAAATGCTTCACCAGTGTTTGTGCAAGCTCCCCAAGAGAAAGGATTGGCAGCTTTTGCCACTGACTTCCTCATGGGTGGTGTTTCTGCTGCTGTGTCAAAAACTGCTGCTGCCCCTATTGAGCGTGTTAAGCTTTTGATCCAAAACCAAGATGAAATGATTAAGGCTGGTAGGCTCTCGGAACCATACAAGGGAATTGGTGATTGTTTTGGGAGGACAATTAAGGATGAAGGATTTAGTTCTTTGTGGAGAGGAAACACTGCTAATGTCATTCGTTACTTCCCCACTCAG GCCTTGAACTTTGCGTTTAAGGACTACTTCAAGAGACTCTTCAACTTCAAGAAGGACCGTGATGGCTACTGGAAGTGGTTTGCAGGAAACCTTGCATCTGGTGGTGGAGCTGGTGCTTCCTCTTTGCTCTTTGTTTACTCCCTTGACTATGCTCGTACTCGTCTTGCCAATGATGCCAAGGCTGCAAAGAAGGGAGGAGGTGGTGATGGTGCCAGGCAGTTCAATGGATTGATTGATGTCTACAAAAAGACTCTTAAATCTGATGGAATTGCTGGGTTGTACCGTGGGTTCAACATTTCATGTGTTGGTATCATCGTGTACCGTGGTTTGTACTTCGGAATGTACGACTCCTTGAAGCCAGTGCTGTTGACTGGAAAGTTGGAG GATAGTTTCTTTGCTAGCTTTGCTCTTGGGTGGCTTATCACCAATGGTGCTGGTCTTGCCTCCTACCCTATTGACACAGTTAGAAGAAGAATGATGATGACATCTGGTGAGGCAGTGAAGTACAAGGGCTCGTTCGATGCATTCTCCCAAATCCTTAAGAATGAGGGTGCCAAATCTCTGTTCAAGGGTGCTGGTGCTAACGTCCTCCGCGCCGTTGCTGGTGCTGGTGTGTTGGCAGGTTATGACAAGCTTCAGGTCATCGTCTTTGGAAAGAAATACGGCTCGGGTGGTGCCTAA